From the genome of Tripterygium wilfordii isolate XIE 37 chromosome 6, ASM1340144v1, whole genome shotgun sequence:
CCTGAAAATGCACTCTGTACTTACAAAGGTGTTCGACAACGAACTTGGGGCAAATGGGTCGCTGAAATTCGTGAACCCAATCGTGGTGCGCGGCTCTGGTTAGGTACTTTTGACACTTCACATGACGCTGCGATGGCTTATGATGCTGCTGCTGGCAAACTATACGGACCGGAAGCGAAGATCAACCTGCCAGAGTTGCACGCCCTCTCTCAGTCCCAACATCAAACACCTTGTGTGCATACCCAGGTTACCCAATTGGAAACAGCCCAAAACCAAACTCCAGTCCCATGCACTTCAGGTGCCAATCCCAGATGTCCGTCGAATTCAAACCCAGTTGCCATACCCAATGACAATTCAATCAACTCAATCAGGCCACCAGAAAACAACCATTTGAAGCCCGAGCACGGAGATCTGTTTGATATTTGGGAGAATTTGAACGTGAACTTGCCAGCGTTTGATGATTCAATTTGGGCAGAAGCGGCAACGTCAATAGATTTTCCAGTGATGGAGAATTCAGGAATTTTTGCTGGCAATTTAACGGGTGGTTCAAGTTGGGACGCGACGACACAGTGGTGCGTGCTAGAGTAGATTACATTTACTTtttatagatagatatatagagTGGAAGGAACCAGTGGAAGCTGGAATAACATCTGTCTACTATTTTTATTTCGAAAGAAAGGCAATCGTATGTATGAAGCTACTTTTCAGGTAGATGAGAGGAAGATTATGTAAATCTTGCTGGAATCATGAAGGATCTGATGAGGCAAGGTGGAAGAGTGTGAAAAGTTTTAACATATACGACACCAAAGACGTGCATGTAGTATGTTGGATTCTGGCAAAATATGCTGTCAACAAAAATGTCGATCATGAACTTTTGGTCTGGCAGCGATGAGCAAAGAAAGAGCCTGGTATCATTTAAAGAGTGGGAAGAACGCATGAAGGCTGCTGCATTAACCAACATCAAGAAAATTGTTGCAACTgcttatttttcttaaaatgtGCAGCTTCATGATCCACCTCTTCATCTCACCACTCCTTTGATCCACCTCAGTTTCTTCTTCTGCCTTTTTGTTTCATCTCATGTAATtatacccaatttcttttggttttgtctttctttggttttttcattttcattttgtttcaaGATTTCGGGTCATGTTGCCCAGGATGTCTAAATCTTTGGCCATCACCTGTGATGCCCATCTGtattttttggttcttttgttAATATATTTCCgtggcttatcaaaaaaaatatatataatatatatatatatatatatatgaaaattttcaagtgagggatcccgcactttatttaaaatgagggatccatctaaca
Proteins encoded in this window:
- the LOC119999969 gene encoding dehydration-responsive element-binding protein 2D-like: MAGDGVVGEGKQVKRPAQASSRKGCMRGKGGPENALCTYKGVRQRTWGKWVAEIREPNRGARLWLGTFDTSHDAAMAYDAAAGKLYGPEAKINLPELHALSQSQHQTPCVHTQVTQLETAQNQTPVPCTSGANPRCPSNSNPVAIPNDNSINSIRPPENNHLKPEHGDLFDIWENLNVNLPAFDDSIWAEAATSIDFPVMENSGIFAGNLTGGSSWDATTQWCVLE